One stretch of Micromonospora echinospora DNA includes these proteins:
- a CDS encoding ABC transporter substrate-binding protein produces MRARLATAVGGAMALVVALSACSKNTGDNGDTADTNKPRSGAIATDPKDSLGPAADVPGAAKGGTFYILRESKISHLDPQRVYSFAGLMGSQLYARFLTTFKDDGKGNVTLVGDLAETPGKNVNNDCKVWEFTIKEGVKFEDGRPITSKEIAYGIARSFDPDLTGGPTYLQEWLADSPQYDTKWDFKKNKTSLPPGLTTPDPRTLRFEFNKPRCDLPFAVSLPATAPLPPDKDTGVNLDNMPFSSGPYRFTKIQPGVEMVLERNTNWDPATDPVRHAYPDKFVWALGSDNTTQTNRVLAGTGNDAAAVATGGVPPELIAKVTGDPALKARMIVAATPNAYRLSINTTRVTDLTVRQAINYAIDRSSITKNLGGPYGAVPLTTLLPPTTLGYKNFDAYPAGESGDPAKAKETLGGKSVNLVLGTSDDTASQETATQVKNALEKAGFTVTVKPIPEDGYLDFVKKKSNPWDLWVDSWAADWPSGASILPVLFDGRSLKAEGNSNTSQLNNEAINAEFDRVLALDPAKQAEEWSKLDEKLMKESAPAVPLYNEVVSVAHGEKAGGIFIGSIFGWPSFVNAYVKQ; encoded by the coding sequence ATGCGAGCAAGACTCGCCACCGCCGTGGGCGGCGCGATGGCACTGGTGGTCGCCCTCAGTGCGTGCAGCAAGAACACCGGCGACAACGGCGACACCGCGGACACGAACAAGCCCCGCAGCGGCGCCATCGCGACCGACCCGAAGGACTCGCTCGGCCCCGCGGCCGACGTGCCCGGCGCGGCCAAGGGCGGAACCTTCTACATCCTGCGCGAGAGCAAGATCTCCCACCTGGACCCGCAGCGGGTCTACTCGTTCGCCGGCCTGATGGGCAGCCAGCTCTACGCCCGGTTCCTCACCACCTTCAAGGACGACGGCAAGGGCAACGTCACGCTGGTCGGCGACCTGGCCGAGACGCCCGGCAAGAACGTGAACAACGACTGCAAGGTCTGGGAGTTCACGATCAAGGAGGGCGTCAAGTTCGAGGACGGCCGTCCGATCACCTCCAAGGAGATCGCGTACGGCATCGCCCGCTCGTTCGACCCGGACCTGACCGGCGGCCCCACCTACCTGCAGGAGTGGCTGGCCGACAGCCCGCAGTACGACACCAAGTGGGACTTCAAGAAGAACAAGACCTCGCTGCCGCCCGGCCTGACCACGCCGGACCCGCGCACGCTGCGCTTCGAGTTCAACAAGCCCCGCTGCGACCTGCCGTTCGCGGTGTCGCTGCCGGCCACCGCGCCGCTGCCGCCGGACAAGGACACCGGCGTCAACCTGGACAACATGCCGTTCTCGTCCGGGCCGTACCGGTTCACCAAGATCCAGCCCGGCGTGGAGATGGTGCTGGAGCGCAACACGAACTGGGACCCGGCCACCGACCCGGTGCGGCACGCGTACCCGGACAAGTTCGTCTGGGCGCTCGGCTCGGACAACACCACCCAGACCAACCGGGTCCTCGCCGGCACCGGCAACGACGCGGCGGCGGTCGCCACCGGCGGCGTACCGCCCGAGCTGATCGCGAAGGTGACCGGCGACCCGGCGCTCAAGGCGCGGATGATCGTCGCGGCGACGCCCAACGCGTACCGGCTGAGCATCAACACCACCCGGGTCACCGACCTGACCGTGCGGCAGGCGATCAACTACGCGATCGACCGCAGCAGCATCACCAAGAACCTCGGCGGACCGTACGGCGCGGTGCCGCTGACCACGCTGCTTCCCCCGACCACGCTCGGGTACAAGAACTTCGACGCGTACCCGGCCGGTGAGAGCGGCGACCCGGCGAAGGCGAAGGAGACGCTGGGCGGCAAGTCGGTGAACCTGGTGCTGGGCACCTCGGACGACACCGCCTCGCAGGAGACCGCCACCCAGGTCAAGAACGCGCTGGAGAAGGCCGGCTTCACGGTGACCGTCAAGCCGATCCCCGAGGACGGCTACCTCGACTTCGTGAAGAAGAAGAGCAACCCGTGGGACCTGTGGGTCGACTCGTGGGCGGCCGACTGGCCCAGCGGCGCCTCGATCCTGCCGGTGCTCTTCGACGGCCGCAGCCTCAAGGCCGAGGGCAACAGCAACACGTCCCAGCTCAACAACGAGGCGATCAACGCCGAGTTCGACCGGGTGCTGGCGCTGGACCCGGCCAAGCAGGCCGAGGAGTGGAGCAAGCTGGACGAGAAGCTGATGAAGGAGTCCGCGCCGGCGGTGCCGCTCTACAACGAGGTGGTCTCCGTGGCGCACGGCGAGAAGGCCGGTGGCATCTTCATCGGCAGCATCTTCGGCTGGCCCAGCTTCGTGAACGCGTACGTCAAGCAGTAG
- a CDS encoding ABC transporter permease — protein sequence MSLSPVEGVALAEIESPGQEPDEKKRLVGRSPGQLVWARLRRDRTAMVSGIVLALFILVAVAAPLIQRLYGVSPNQQFGELLDATGMPLGYVGGVSGDHWFGLEPGLGRDIFIRMIYGIRTSLLIALGAALVTTTIGVVLGIVAGFLGGVVDSVISWITDVALALPFLIFALAVVPTFSLRFYGPRDAVPTWFAVTTLIVVFAAFGWTGTARLVRGQVVSLREREFVEAARASGAGLGHMLFRQLLPNIWAPILVAFSLAVPSYVTGEAALSFLGVGLPESVPSFGRMIYRSIDYLQTDPAYVFFPGITIFALVLAFNLFGDALRDALDPKSSR from the coding sequence ATGAGCCTGTCGCCGGTCGAGGGCGTGGCGCTCGCCGAGATCGAGTCCCCCGGGCAGGAGCCGGACGAGAAGAAGCGGCTGGTCGGCCGCTCACCCGGCCAGCTCGTCTGGGCCCGCCTGCGGCGCGACCGCACCGCCATGGTCAGCGGCATCGTGCTGGCCCTGTTCATCCTGGTGGCGGTTGCCGCGCCGCTGATCCAGCGGCTCTACGGCGTGTCGCCGAACCAGCAGTTCGGTGAGCTGCTGGACGCCACCGGCATGCCGCTGGGCTACGTGGGCGGCGTCAGCGGCGACCACTGGTTCGGGCTGGAACCGGGCCTGGGCCGGGACATCTTCATCCGGATGATCTACGGCATCCGGACGTCGCTGCTGATCGCGCTCGGCGCCGCGCTCGTCACCACGACGATCGGCGTGGTGCTCGGGATCGTCGCCGGCTTCCTGGGCGGCGTGGTCGACTCGGTGATCAGCTGGATCACCGACGTCGCACTGGCGTTGCCGTTCCTCATCTTCGCGCTGGCAGTGGTGCCGACGTTCTCGCTGCGCTTCTACGGCCCCCGGGACGCGGTGCCGACGTGGTTCGCGGTGACCACGCTGATCGTGGTCTTCGCCGCGTTCGGCTGGACCGGAACGGCCCGCCTCGTCCGGGGCCAGGTGGTCTCGCTGCGCGAGCGGGAGTTCGTGGAGGCGGCGCGGGCCAGCGGCGCCGGGCTCGGGCACATGCTGTTCCGGCAGTTGCTGCCGAACATCTGGGCCCCGATCCTGGTGGCGTTCTCGCTCGCCGTGCCGTCGTACGTCACGGGCGAGGCGGCGCTGTCCTTCCTCGGTGTCGGCCTGCCCGAGTCGGTGCCGAGCTTCGGCCGGATGATCTACCGGAGCATCGACTACCTGCAGACCGACCCGGCGTACGTCTTCTTCCCCGGCATCACCATCTTCGCGCTCGTGCTGGCGTTCAACCTCTTCGGCGACGCGCTGCGCGACGCGCTCGACCCGAAGTCGTCACGGTAG
- a CDS encoding ABC transporter ATP-binding protein — protein MGRSEAVPSGEPDRPEVPEQRSGDGPYLQVRDLRVRFDTEDGVVKAVDGVSFAVERGRTLGIVGESGSGKSVTSLAILGLHNAKRTTISGEISVGGRQLVGLSEEEIRRLRGRDMAMIFQDPLSALHPYYTVGKQIAEAYRVHHPRAGRREARTRAVDMLDRVGIPQPAKRFDQYPHEFSGGMRQRAMIAMALVNDPDLLIADEPTTALDVTVQAQILDLLSDLQEEFRSAIILITHDLGVVSQVADDVLVMYGGRAVEHGSVERVLRAPQHPYTWGLLSSVPSLHADADADADADLVPIPGNPPSLINLPSGCAFHPRCRYADVNGDRSRTDVPELGPAGAPGHLVACHLSAADRERIYRDEVAQVGVAR, from the coding sequence TATCTCCAGGTCAGAGACCTGCGGGTGCGGTTCGACACCGAGGACGGCGTGGTCAAGGCCGTGGACGGCGTGTCGTTCGCTGTCGAGCGGGGCCGCACGCTCGGGATCGTGGGCGAGTCCGGGTCGGGCAAGAGCGTCACGTCGCTGGCGATCCTGGGTCTGCACAACGCGAAGCGCACGACCATCTCGGGGGAGATCTCCGTCGGTGGGCGTCAGCTCGTCGGGCTGTCCGAGGAGGAGATCCGTCGGCTGCGGGGCCGGGACATGGCGATGATCTTCCAGGACCCGTTGTCGGCGTTGCACCCCTACTACACGGTGGGGAAGCAGATCGCCGAGGCGTACCGGGTGCACCACCCGAGGGCCGGCAGGCGCGAGGCGCGGACGCGGGCGGTGGACATGCTGGACCGGGTCGGCATTCCGCAGCCGGCCAAGCGGTTCGACCAGTATCCGCATGAGTTCTCGGGTGGGATGCGGCAGCGCGCGATGATCGCGATGGCGCTCGTCAACGACCCGGATCTGTTGATCGCCGACGAGCCGACGACGGCGTTGGACGTGACGGTGCAGGCGCAGATCCTGGACCTGCTCAGCGACCTGCAGGAGGAGTTCCGCTCGGCGATCATCCTGATCACCCATGACCTGGGTGTGGTGTCGCAGGTGGCTGATGACGTGCTGGTGATGTACGGCGGGCGGGCGGTGGAGCACGGCAGTGTGGAGCGGGTGTTGCGGGCGCCGCAGCATCCGTACACCTGGGGGTTGTTGTCGAGCGTGCCGTCGTTGCACGCCGACGCCGACGCCGACGCCGACGCGGATCTGGTGCCGATCCCCGGCAACCCACCCAGTCTGATCAACCTGCCGTCGGGGTGCGCGTTCCACCCGCGCTGCCGGTACGCCGACGTCAACGGCGACCGCTCCCGCACCGACGTGCCCGAGCTGGGGCCGGCCGGAGCACCCGGTCACCTGGTGGCCTGCCACCTGTCGGCGGCCGACCGGGAGCGGATCTACCGCGACGAGGTCGCACAGGTGGGGGTGGCCCGATGA
- a CDS encoding ABC transporter ATP-binding protein has translation MSAETEPLLRVRGLTKHFPVRQGLRARGAVRAVDGLDFDVRPGETLGLVGESGCGKTTTGRMLVRLLEPTAGSIEFAGRDITHGGRRELRALRQDLQIIFQDPYASLNPRHTVGRIVAMPLQVNGITPPGGVKKRVQELLELVGLNPEHYNRYPHEFSGGQRQRIGIARALALKPKLIVADEPVSALDVSIQAQVINLLRDLQRDLDLAFVFIAHDLAVIRHFCHRVAVMYLGKIVEIGDRNDIYTRPQHPYTRALLSAIPDVTALGPAGRIRLTGDVPTPLNPPSGCRFRTRCWKATDHCAAEEPALVTRDGGGQLTACHYPESGPVGVPTGEPVEVSK, from the coding sequence ATGAGCGCCGAAACCGAGCCGCTGCTGCGGGTGCGGGGGCTGACGAAGCACTTCCCGGTGCGGCAGGGCCTGCGCGCCCGGGGTGCGGTGCGGGCGGTGGACGGCCTGGACTTCGACGTGCGTCCGGGCGAGACGCTGGGCCTGGTGGGGGAGTCGGGGTGTGGGAAGACCACGACCGGGCGGATGCTGGTGCGCCTGCTGGAGCCCACCGCCGGGTCGATCGAGTTCGCGGGGCGGGACATCACCCACGGTGGGCGGCGTGAGTTGCGCGCGTTGCGGCAGGACCTGCAGATCATCTTCCAGGACCCGTACGCGTCGTTGAACCCGCGGCACACGGTCGGGCGGATCGTGGCCATGCCGTTGCAGGTCAACGGGATCACCCCGCCCGGCGGGGTCAAGAAGCGGGTCCAGGAACTGCTCGAACTCGTCGGCCTGAATCCGGAGCACTACAACAGGTACCCGCACGAGTTCTCCGGCGGGCAGCGCCAACGCATCGGCATCGCCCGCGCGCTCGCGCTCAAACCCAAGCTCATCGTGGCCGACGAGCCGGTCTCGGCGCTGGACGTGTCGATCCAGGCGCAGGTCATCAACCTGCTGCGCGACCTGCAACGCGACCTCGACCTGGCGTTCGTGTTCATCGCCCACGACCTGGCCGTCATCCGCCACTTCTGCCACCGCGTCGCCGTCATGTACCTCGGCAAGATCGTCGAGATCGGCGACCGGAACGATATCTACACCCGGCCGCAGCACCCGTACACCCGGGCGCTGCTCTCCGCGATCCCCGACGTCACAGCGCTCGGCCCCGCCGGCCGCATCCGTCTGACCGGTGACGTCCCCACCCCGCTGAACCCGCCGTCGGGCTGCCGCTTCCGTACCCGCTGCTGGAAGGCCACCGACCACTGCGCCGCCGAGGAGCCGGCGCTGGTCACCCGGGACGGCGGCGGGCAGCTCACCGCCTGCCACTACCCGGAGAGCGGACCGGTCGGCGTGCCGACCGGCGAACCCGTGGAGGTGTCGAAATGA
- a CDS encoding ABC transporter permease, with protein sequence MVRFLLKRLLLAVSVLLAVSIVSFLMFFALPRDPVTGMCPKNCNAERLERVRTELGLNDPKPTQYVNYMKGIFVGRDLGSAQGGKCEAPCLGYSYVNSESVTDTFARVLPVTLNIVLPAAVLWLALGVGLGMISALRRGSLLDRISIGLTLTFASLQLYFVGAVLLLVFVYSLKILPTPRYVPFLENPIEWARGLVLAWVTLALLFSAIYARLSRAQMLETLSEDFVRTARAKGVAKRNVYGRHALRAAITPIVTIAGIDVGAALGGTVITETTFGIQGLGRTAVEAVRQGDLPTIMATVLVSALFVVVANIVVDLLYAFIDPRVRLG encoded by the coding sequence ATGGTGCGGTTTCTGCTGAAGCGGCTGCTGCTCGCCGTCTCGGTGCTGCTGGCGGTGAGCATCGTCAGCTTCCTCATGTTCTTCGCGCTGCCCCGCGACCCGGTGACCGGCATGTGCCCGAAGAACTGCAACGCCGAGCGGCTGGAACGGGTGCGTACGGAACTGGGGCTCAACGACCCGAAGCCGACGCAGTACGTCAACTACATGAAGGGCATCTTCGTCGGCCGTGACCTGGGCAGCGCGCAGGGCGGCAAGTGCGAGGCGCCCTGCCTCGGCTACTCCTACGTCAACAGCGAGTCGGTGACCGACACGTTCGCCCGGGTGCTGCCGGTGACGCTGAACATCGTGCTCCCGGCGGCGGTGCTCTGGCTGGCGCTCGGGGTGGGACTCGGGATGATCTCGGCACTACGGCGGGGCTCGCTGCTCGACCGCATCTCGATCGGGTTGACGCTGACGTTCGCCTCGCTGCAGCTCTACTTCGTCGGCGCCGTGCTGCTGCTGGTCTTCGTGTACTCGCTGAAGATCCTGCCGACACCCCGCTACGTGCCGTTCCTGGAGAATCCGATCGAATGGGCGCGCGGCCTGGTGCTGGCGTGGGTGACGCTCGCGCTGCTCTTCTCCGCGATCTACGCCCGGCTGTCGCGGGCGCAGATGCTGGAGACGCTCTCCGAGGATTTCGTGCGGACCGCGCGGGCCAAGGGCGTGGCGAAACGCAATGTGTACGGACGGCACGCGCTGCGCGCGGCGATCACGCCGATCGTGACGATCGCCGGAATCGACGTCGGCGCGGCGCTGGGCGGCACTGTCATCACCGAGACGACGTTCGGCATCCAGGGGCTCGGGCGTACGGCGGTGGAGGCGGTGCGCCAGGGCGACCTGCCGACCATCATGGCCACCGTCCTGGTGTCGGCGCTGTTCGTGGTGGTGGCGAACATCGTTGTCGATCTGCTCTACGCGTTCATCGACCCGCGGGTGCGTCTGGGCTGA